A single region of the Brachypodium distachyon strain Bd21 chromosome 3, Brachypodium_distachyon_v3.0, whole genome shotgun sequence genome encodes:
- the LOC100833192 gene encoding CMP-sialic acid transporter 5 isoform X2: protein MDSIIVMGFIWREVIVTSLVLAIEVLKVMCAVILLVAEGSLKKQFSNWNLAGSLTASGLPAAIYALQNSLLQISYKNLDSLTFSILNQTKLLFTAFFTYLILGQRQSPKQIFALTLLISAAVLLSVGESTTKGLNGGSSEYVLLYGIIPVTVASVLSGLASSLCQWASQVKKHASYLMTIEMSFIGSMCLLASTFQSPDGEAMKKYGFFHEWTSLTLIPVLMNAVGGILVGLVTTYAGGVRKGFVIVSALLVTALLQFIFDGKPPSVYCLMALPLVMASIFIYQKYPYVDRKKKD, encoded by the exons GCGAGAAGTTATAGTGACTTCATTGGTTCTTGCAATTGAAGTATTAAAG GTTATGTGTGCAGTCATTTTACTGGTGGCAGAGGGTAGTCTGAAGAAGCAATTCAGTAATTGGAATCTTGCTGGGTCACTGACTGCATCAGGACTTCCTGCTGCCATCTATGCACTTCAGAATAGCCTGTTGCAAATATCATACAAGAATTTGGATTCCTTGACCTTTTCAATCCTTAACCAGACCAAGCTCTTATTCACGGCATTCTTCACCTATCTTATTTTGGG GCAAAGACAATCACCCAAACAAATTTTTGCATTAACCCTCTTAATCAGTGCTGCTGTCCTTCTAAGTGTTGGGGAGAGTACAACCAAAGGCTTAAATGGTGGTAGCTCTGAATATGTCTTGCTCTACGGAATCATTCCTGTTACGGTCGCATCTGTGCTGTCTGGTTTGGCCTCTTCTTTGTGTCAGTGGGCATCTCAG GTTAAAAAGCATGCATCCTACCTGATGACTATTGAGATGTCTTTTATTGGGAGCATGTGCTTGTTAGCAAGTACTTTTCAGTCACCAGATGGAGAAGCCATGAAAAAATATGGGTTTTTCCATGAATGGACTTCGTTAACATTG ATACCGGTGTTAATGAATGCTGTGGGTGGAATTCTCGTTGGTCTTGTCACAACTTATGCAGGAGGTGTTAGAAAG GGTTTTGTCATAGTCTCAGCTCTCCTTGTTACTGCATTACTACAGTTTATATTCGATGGAAAGCCGCCATCAGTCTACTGCCTGATGGCATTACCACTTGTCATGGCAAGCATATTCATTTACCAGAAGTATCCATATGTTgatagaaagaagaaagattgA
- the LOC100833505 gene encoding cryptochrome-1 — translation MAASPSSMSGGGGEAAAVRTVVWFRRDLRVEDNPALAAAARTAGEVVPAYVWAPEEDGPYYPGRVSRWWLSQSLKHLDASLRRLGASRLVTRRSTDTVAALLDLVRSTGATHLFFNHLYDPLSLVRDHRVKELLAGEGITVQSFNSDLLYEPWEVLDDDCCPFTMFTPFWEKCLCMADPAAPLLPPKRIHSGDLSRCPSDDLIFEDESERGSNALLARAWSPGWQNADKAFAAFLNGPLMDYSVNSKKADSANTSLLSPYLHFGELSVRKVFHQVRMKQLTWSNESNLDGEEGCSLFLRSIGLREYSRYLTFNHPCSHEKPLLAHLRFFPWVVNEVYFKVWRQGRTGYPLVDAGMRELWATGWLHDRIRVVVSSFFVKVLQLPWRWGMKYFWDTLLDADLESDALGWQYISGSLPDGRELDRIDNPQFEGYKFDPYGEYVRRWLPELARLPTEWIHHPWDAPESVLQAAGIELGSNYPLPIVELDEAKSRLQEALSEMWELEAASRAEMENGMEEGLGDSSDVPLIAFPQELQQMEVDREMVRGTIHIPTPAGRRRADQMVPSMTTSLVRAETELSVDFGSSEVSRAEVPSQGHFQPQMEIREVVNGGTAATNNGVHHQQYNLQNNLNRVRGGVAPSTSEASSSWTGREGGVVPVWSPPVASGHSDPYAADEADISSRSYLDRHPESHRLMNWNQLSQSS, via the exons ATGGcagcgtcgccgtcgtcgatgagcggcggtggcggggaggcggcggcggtgcggacGGTGGTGTGGTTCAGGCGGGACCTGCGCGTGGAGGACAAcccggcgctggcggcggcggcgcggacggcggGGGAGGTGGTGCCGGCATACGTGtgggcgccggaggaggacgggcCCTACTACCCCGGCCGGGTGTCCCGCTGGTGGCTCAGCCAGAGCCTCAAGCACCTGGACGCCTCGCTGCGCCGCCTCGGCGCCAGCCGCCTCGTCACCCGCCGATCCACTGACACCGTCGCCGCGCTGCTCGACCTCGTCCGCAGCACCGGCGCCACACATCTCTTCTTCAACCACCTCTACG ACCCGCTGTCACTGGTCCGGGACCACCGGGTGAAGGAGCTGCTGGCGGGCGAGGGCATCACCGTGCAGTCCTTCAACTCCGACCTGCTCTACGAGCCATGGGAGGTCCTTGACGACGATTGCTGCCCGTTCACCATGTTCACGCCTTTCTGGGAAAAGTGCCTCTGCATGGCTGACCCTGCCGCCCCGCTGCTGCCACCCAAGAGGATACATTCAG GTGACTTGTCAAGATGCCCGTCAGATGACTTGATCTTCGAAGACGAGTCAGAGAGGGGGAGCAATGCGCTGCTAGCACGGGCATGGTCGCCGGGGTGGCAGAATGCTGACAAGGCATTCGCGGCTTTCCTCAACGGTCCGCTGATGGACTACTCGGTGAACAGCAAGAAGGCGGACAGTGCAAACACATCCCTGCTCTCCCCATACCTGCACTTTGGTGAGCTGAGCGTCCGCAAGGTCTTCCACCAGGTCCGAATGAAGCAGCTAACATGGAGCAACGAGAGCAACCTTGACGGCGAGGAGGGCTGCAGCCTGTTCCTCCGATCCATCGGCCTGCGAGAGTACTCGCGGTACCTCACCTTCAACCACCCGTGCAGCCACGAGAAGCCACTCTTGGCTCACCTCAGGTTCTTTCCCTGGGTTGTCAATGAGGTCTACTTCAAGGTCTGGAGGCAGGGGAGGACCGGCTATCCTCTTGTTGATGCCGGCATGAGGGAGCTCTGGGCGACCGGGTGGCTTCATGACCGGATACGCGTCGTCGTCTCGAGCTTCTTTGTCAAGGTCCTGCAGCTGCCATGGCGCTGGGGGATGAAGTACTTCTGGGACACCTTGCTGGACGCCGACCTGGAGAGTGACGCGTTGGGTTGGCAGTACATTTCCGGGTCTCTTCCTGATGGCCGTGAACTTGACCGAATTGACAACCCTCAG TTTGAAGGCTACAAGTTCGACCCATATGGGGAGTATGTCCGGCGATGGCTACCGGAGCTAGCGAGGCTGCCCACAGAATGGATTCACCACCCCTGGGATGCACCAGAGTCCGTGCTGCAGGCTGCAGGAATCGAGCTAGGCTCGAATTACCCTCTCCCCATTGTTGAGCTCGATGAAGCCAAGTCCAGGTTGCAGGAGGCCCTGTCGGAGATGTGGGAACTGGAGGCGGCGTCCCGTGCGGAGATGGAGAACGGGATGGAGGAAGGCCTTGGAGACTCTTCGGACGTGCCCCTGATCGCCTTCCCTCAAGAGCTGCAGCAGATGGAAGTGGACCGGGAGATGGTACGAGGTACTATCCACATACCAACACCAGCTGGCCGGAGACGAGCAGATCAGATGGTGCCTAGCATGACCACTTCATTGGTCAGAGCTGAAACAGAACTTTCAGTGGATTTTGGGAGCAGCGAGGTGAGTAGGGCAGAGGTGCCTTCGCAGGGCCACTTCCAGCCTCAGATGGAAATCAGAGAAGTTGTCAATGGCGGCACTGCTGCCACAAATAATGGCGTTCACCACCAGCAGTATAACCTTCAGAATAACCTAAACCGTGTGCGGGGTGGCGTAGCACCATCCACATCAGAGGCATCTAGCAGCTGGACTGGGAGAGAAGGCGGGGTGGTGCCAGTTTGGTCGCCTCCGGTAGCGTCAGGTCATTCAGATCCTTATGCTGCCGATGAAGCTGACATTTCCAGTAGGAGTTATTTGGACAGGCACCCCGAGTCACATAGGTTGATGAACTGGAATCAGCTCTCGCAGTCATCATGA